From the Micromonospora echinofusca genome, the window TCCTCGCCGCCCACCCGGCGACCGACTCGCCCGAACCGGAGGGGGCGTGACGGCGGCCGGCGCCGCCGCCGGTCAGCCCACCTCGGGCACCGCGCGGGCGATGATCGCGGCGAAGTCGACGCCGCGGGGCAGCGTGCCGTACGCCTGGCCGTGGTCGCCGTCGAGCCGCGAGGCGCAGAAGGCGTCGGCGACGGCGGGGTGGCCGTGGCGCACCAGCAGCGCGCCCTGCAGGACCAGGGCGAGGCGCTCGACGACGCGGCGGGCCCGCAGCTCGACGTCGTCGGGATCGACCAGCTCGGCCCGAACCCGGCGTACGGCGGCGTCGAGCCGGGCGTCGGCGCCGGCCGCGGCGGCGACCTCGGCCTGGAACGCCGCCATGACCTCGGGTTCCCTGGCGAGGGCGCGCAGCACGTCCAGCGCGGCGACGTTGCCGGAGCCCTCCCAGATCGAGTTCAGCGGGGACTCGCGGAACAGCCGGGGCATGCCCGACTCCTCGACGTAGCCGTTGCCGCCCAGGCATTCGAGGGCCTCGGCGGCGTGCGCCGGCCAGCGCTTGCAGACCCAGTACTTGCCGACGGCGAGGGCGAGGCGCTTGAACGCGGTCTCGGCGGCGTCGCCGCGCGCGGACCGGTCGGTGGCCCCGGCGAGCCGCATCATCAGCACGGTGGCGGCCTCGCTCTCGACCGCGAGGTCGGCGAGCACGTTGCGCATCAGGGGCGCCTCGACGAGGTACCGGCCGAAGGCCTGCCGGTGGGTGGCGTGGTGGGCGGCGGTGATCACGCCCTGGCGCATCCCGGCCGCCGCGCCGATGACGCAGTCCAGCCGGGTCAGGTTGACCATGTCGATGATGGTGCGTACGCCGCGCCCCTCGTCGCCGACCCGCCAGGCGACCGCGTGCTCGTACTCGACCTCGGCGGAGGCGTTGGAACGGTTGCCGAGCTTGTCCTTGAGGCGCATCAGCCGCATGGGGTTGCGCGTGCCGTCGGGCAGGACGCGCGGCACGAGGAAGCAGGTGAGCCCGCCCGGCGCCTGGGCGAGGGTGAGGAAGACGTCGCACATCGGCGCGGACGTGAACCACTTGTGCCCGAGCAGGCGGTAGGTGCCGTCCGGCTCGGGGCGGGCGGTGGTGGTGTTGGCGCGTACGTCCGAGCCGCCCTGCTTCTCGGTCATCGACATGCCGGCCAGCAGTCCCCGCTTGGCCAGCGGCGCACGCAGCCCGAAGTCGTACGACGTGGCGGTGAGCAGCGGCTCGTAGCGCGCGGCCAACTCCGGGGCGTGCCGCAGCGCCGGCACGGCCGCGTAGGTCATCGAGATCGGGCAGCCGTGCCCGGCGTCGGGACGCCAGGTGTAGAACTTGGCCGCCCGCGCCACGTGCGCGCCGGGCCGATCGTCCGCCCACGGTGCGGCGTGCAGGCCGTGCGTGACCGCCGTGCGCATCAGCTCGTGCCAGGCGGGGTGGAACTCCACCTCGTCGACGCGGTTGCCGTGCCGGTCGTGGGTACGCAGCACCGGCGGGTGCTCGTTGGCCAGCCGCCCCTGCTCGATGGCCTGCTCGCCGCCGCCGAGGCGGCCCAGCTCGTGCAGCTCGGCGGCGGCCCAGCCGGCGCCCTCGCGGTCGAGCCCGTCGAGCAGGGCCGGGTCGTCGGCCGCGTCGTGACCGACCAGCGGCGGAACCTGGTTGAAGACCTCGTGCGTCGTCACGGCGACACTCCCAGCGCGCGGTGGAGGAACGTGATCAGGTGTGCGATGGTGCGCGGCCCGGCGACCCCGGCGGCCAGGGGACCGACCATGGCCTCGGCCAGGGCGCCGACCAGCGCGGTGGCGGTCAGCTCGGGATCCTGCGGGGGAAGCTCGCCGTTCGCCACCCCCTGCGCGACGTGGCCGGCGATCAGCTCGGCGTACGCGCGGCGGAAGACGAGCCGCTCGGCGTCGACCGCCGGGTCGGCCGGCTCGGCAAGCAGGGCGTACGCCAACCGGGGGGACCGCAGCGCCCGGCCGGAGAACGTCTCGATGACGGCGGTGACCCGCTCGGCGACCGTGTCCTCCCGCGCCGCCGCGCGCGCCACCGTGTCGACCTCGCGCTGCGAGGCCGTGCGGAACACCTCGGCGACCAGGTCGGCCTTGGTGGGGAAGTGCCGGTAGACGCTGCCGGTCGCCAACCCCGCCCGCTCGGCGACCGCGGCGACGGAGCAGCCGGCGTACCCGTGCTCGGCCATGATCTCCAGCGCGGCGGCGATGATCCGCTGCCGGGACGCGCTCAGCCGAGCCTGCACGCGCTCGGTGCTCCGGTAGACCACGCCAAGGATTGAACCATCGTTCACTCCTTGGCGGCAAGGCGCTCCTGGCCGGCGGAGGACCGCCCGCGACGCGGTCTAGGATCACTCTCTTCGGCAGGCGTACGCCCCGGAGTCCTCGAAGGCGGTCCCGCCGTGACCCCTGATCCGACCGACGTGAACCGCCGCCTGGACGCGGCGCTGGCGGGCGTGGCCGCCGCCTTCCGGGACATGACCGCCCACCGGCGGGAGACCAACTGCGAGTGCCACTGGGGCAGCGCCGAGGAACTGGCACTGCTCAAGACCCCCGACGTGCCGCTCGACGAGGACCTGCTGCGCCGCACGTACTGGACCACGGACTGGCGCTACCCGGGGCCGCTGCTGCGCCGCATCCTGCCCCCGGTGACCCGGCGCCTCGCGGCGGGTGAGGTGGAGTCGCTCTCCGGGATGGACCCCCTGTCCCGCCTGTTCGTGATGGGTCGCTGGCTGGACTGGCCCGCCGCGCAACGCGACGCGGTACGGGAGTTCCTGGACGCCTGGTGGCAGCACACCCTGGTGGACCCCGGGGCGAAGGTCCCCGCCCACGAGGCCCTGGCCTTCGTCGCCGAGGTCACCGGGCAGCTCGCCCCTTGGCTGAACACCTGGGCGCAGCTGCTGGCCGGCCCGACGGCGCGGCGGATGCTGGCCGCGGCGGCCGACGAGTGGATGTCCGACCTGCTCGGCGACCGCCTGCCCTGGTCGAGCTGGCGCGACGAGGAGGACACGCCGTGCCTCGCGCTGTCGATGTGGGTGCTACGGCACGCGCCGCCCGCGCTGCGGGAGCACGACGCGTCCGGCGAGCTGTGCGACCTCGTACGGCTGCTCGCCCTCCCCCACGCCGACCGGTGGGGCGGGCGCGGCTGAGGTCTGTTCCGCAAGCCGTGACTGGCTGCACCGGACTCGACGGGCCGGCGGTGTAGTCCCCCTCGCCTCGATACCGCACAGGCATTTTCATACCTCACAGGTATCGGCGTTCCGGCGGCAGCGGTCCGTCAGCCTCACGCGCCTTCCACGTCCTCCGTCAGCCAGAACGCCATCGCTGCCACGAACGGCGACAGGGGCACCCCCGTCTCCGGGAGGTGCCCCTGTCGCGGCGGCCGGTACGCGGCCCGATGAGCTGCGGTCAGCAGCCCTGCCGTCGGCTGTAGATCTGGTGACGCTCGCCCGCCCACCCGATGTAGCCGACTGCCTCGACGCAGTAGGACGCCACGCCGGTGACGCCGACCGGGCCGGCGTGGTAGCTGAAGTCGCCCGAGTCGGTGTCCGCGCTGCCCGAGCGGGTGCAGTGCGCGCCCTCGCCCGAGCGCTCGGCGCAGCGGTAGATCTGCACGAAGGTGGGCGCCGACTTCCCGTAGGCCGCGCCACGGTGGTAGAAGCACGCGCTGTTGGTGCCCCCGTTGCTGCTGTTGTAGTAGATCACCAGCTCGCCGAGGCCCGAGGACTGCACCTGGCTGTAGATGATCGTGCCCGAGCAGGAGCCGGCGGCCTGCGCGGCGGGCGCGCCGATCACCATGACCGACGCGATGGTCACCAGCGCCATCAGGGTCGAGAACAGTCTCTTCATGATCACCAAGCCTATCCACAGTCGACTGTCGCCTGTTGTGGATCATGATCGCACGACGCGGCCTCCGGCGGTGCCCCGGCCTAGCGCCACCAGGGGCGGTCGACGACGAGTTCCTCAAGGTCACGGACGTTCTCGGCGACCGCCCGCGCGGGGGTGTCCGGGCGTTGCAGCGCGACCCGGAGGTCCGAGGATAGATAGCTCGCCTCACGCACCTCGCACTCCTGGCGCAGGGCCGCCGGGACGTCTCCGCGAGTGGCCCGCGGCGTGGATGATCTTCACGACGACGTCGGCGCCGACGTAGACGTGGTGTGCGAGAGGCTGTCGGCCGTGGTCATCGGGCCGGGGTCGCGGCCCAGGGCCGTGGCGGCGATCGCATGGGCGACGTCGTGGGACTGTCGCAGGTCGGTCGTCGGCGGTGGCGGGGTCGCCTCACCCGCGTCCTGGCGGGAGTCGTCCCAGTCGAGTCGGTAGCGCTGTTCGAGGCGACCGCTGCGCGGGTGCGGGACGGCCTCGCCGTGGGGCAGCCAGCCGGCGGCCTCGTACAGGCTCACCGCCCGCGGGTTGTCGACGTAGACGCCCAGCTCGGCACGGGCGAAACCCGCCGCCGCGAGGTGGGCGGGGGCGGCCCGCAGCAACTGCCGGCCGACGCCCCGACCCCAGGCGGCGGGTTCCACGCCGAGGTACCGGATCTCGGCGGTCGAGCCGTCCGCCGGCACGGGCTCGACCGCCGCGAAACCGACGACCCTACCGGCGTCGAGGGCCACCAGCAGGAGCGAGCGGGGTGTGCCGTCGAGCACCGCCTGGATCAGGGGGCGGGCGAGGCGGAGCGGCGCGACCTCGGTGGCGCCGTCGCGGGCCGCGGTCGCCTCCGCCCAGATCCGGGCGGCCTCGTCGATGTGCCGTTCACGGGTGGTCGGCCGTACCTGCACGTCGCTCATCGACACAGTCTGTCGATGCGGCGTCCCGGTGGCGACCCGGTTTGTCGCGCCGCTCCGCGCGACGCCGGCCCCACACAGCGCGCTACGGGGCGACGGGGCGACGGGGCGACGGGGCAAGCTTCCAGGCGATCACGCCGGCCGCGACCAGCAGGACGGCGGCGAGGGCGCGTCCCACGCCCAGTCGAAGCCGCCTTCGGCCGCCCGACGCGTCAGGGCCGGGATCTCCCGGCCGACGGCGGCGAGTGGCCGAGCGCCCTCAGCCCGGTCCTGCCGGGCGTGACCCGCCCCGACAGGAGTAGCCGGTGCGGGAACGGGCAGACGGGGGCGGTGAGCCAGCGTCGCGACGTTCCCGACGGCCGGGCCGGTGCCGCGCGCGCCGACCCCGAGCCGGAGGTGGCGCAGGCGTTCGACCGGCTGGTCGAGGAGGGCGACGTCCGGCTCGCCCGGCCCTGGCCGGCGCTGATCGTCACCGGCCTGCTCGGCGGGATCGACGTGGGCACCGGGGTGCTGGCGTACCTGCTGGTCCTGGACGCCACCGGGCAGAAGCTGCTGGCGGGGCTCGCGTTCGGCATCGGGTTCGTGGCCCTGCTGCTGGCCCGCAGCGAGCTGTTCACCGAGAACTTCCTGGTGCCGGTGACGGCCGTGGCCGCCCGCCGGAACTCACTCGCCGCCCTGGGCCGGCTCTGGGCCGTCACGCTGACCGGCAACCTGCTGGGCGGCTGGCTGGTGGCGTGGTTGATCACCCGCGCGTTGCCCGGGCTGCGGGACACCGCCACCTCGGCCGGCACCCACTTCGCCGCGCTGGGCGTGAACCTGCACTCGTTCACCCTGGCGGTGCTCGCCGGGCTGGTGATCACCCTGATGACCCGGATGCAGCACTCCACCGAGAGCCTCGGCGTACGGCTGGTGCCGGCGCTGCTCTTCGGCGCGCTGCTCGCCGGCGGGGAACTCTTCCACAGCGTGCTCGACTCGATCCTGATGTTCACCGCGCTCACCGCCGGCCGGGCGCCGTTCGGCTACCTGGACTGGCTCGGCGCCCTCGGCTGGTCGGTGCTGGGCAACATCGTCGGCGGGGTGGGCCTGGTGGCCTTCCTCCGCATGGCCCGGGTGCCGCAAGAGCTCGCCCGGGAACGCGCCCGCAACCGCTGACCGGAGGCACCGCACGCCGGCGGGACGCGGGGAGGCCGTACGGAACGGCCCGGAACGCGGGCGAGCCCCGGTCGATGGTGCGATCGACCGGGGCTCGTCACGTGGTACGGGTCAGGCGAGGTCGAACCGGTCGAGTTCCATGACCTTCGTCCAGGCCGCGACGAAGTCGGCGACGAACTTCTCGCGCGCGTCCTGGCTGGCGTATACCTCCGCGAGGGCCCGCAGCTGGGAGTTGGAGCCGAAGACGAGGTCGACCGCGGTGGCGGTCCACTTCACCTCGTCGGTGGCCAGGTCCCGGATCTCGTAGACGTGCTCGTCGGACTGCGACGCCTTCCACCGGGTGCCCGGGGAGAGCAGGTTGGCGAAGAAGTCGTTGGTGAGCACGCCGGGCTTGTCGGTGAGGACGCCGTGCCGGCTGCCGCCGACGTTGGCCCCGAGCGAGCGCAGGCCGCCGACGAGGACGGTCATCTCGGGCGCGGTCAGGTTGAGCATGTACGCCCGGTCGAGCAGCAGCACCTCCGGCTGGGTCTTCTCGCCCGCCCGCAGGTAGTTGCGGAACCCGTCGGCGCGCGGTTCGAGGACCCGGAAGGACTCGACGTCGGTCTGCTCGAGGCTGGCGTCGGTGCGGCCCGGGTGGAACGGCACGGTCACGTCGACGCCGGCGTCGCGCGCCGCCTTCTCGACGGCCGCCGAGCCGGCCAGCACGATCAGGTCCGCGAGCGAGATCTTCGCCCCGCCGCCGGCGTTGAACTCCCGCCGGATGCCCTCCAGGGCCTCCAGGACCGTCGCGAGCTGCTCGGGCTGGTTGACCTCCCAGCTGCGCTGCGGCTCCAGGCGGATCCGCGCGCCGTTGGCGCCGCCGCGCTTGTCCGTGGAGCGGAAGCTGGCGGCCGAGGCCCAGGCGGTGGAGACGAGCTGGGCGGTCGTCAGGCCGGACTCCAGGACCTTCGCCTTGAGGGCGGCGACGTCGGCGTCACCGACCAGCTCGTGGTCGACGGCCGGCACCGGGTCCTGCCACAGCTGGGGCTCCGGCACCCACGGCCCGAGGAAGCGGCTGACCGGACCCATGTCGCGGTGCAGCAGCTTGTACCAGGCCTTGGCGAACGCCAACGCGAACTCGTCGGGGTGCTCCAGGAAGCGGCGCGAGATCTTCTCGTACGCCGGGTCGACGCGCAGCGACAGGTCCGTCGTGAGCATCGTCGGCTTGTGCTTCTTCGACGGGTCGTGGGCGTCCGGGATGATCGCCTCGGCGTCCTTGGCGACCCACTGCTTCGCGCCGCCGGGGCTGGTGGTCAGCTCCCACTCGTGGCCGAAGAGGATCTCGAAGAACCGGTTGCTCCACTGCGTCGGCACGTCGGTCCACGTCACCTCGAGGCCGCTGGTGATCGTGTCCGCGCCCTTGCCGCTGCCATAGGTGCTCAGCCAGCCCAGGCCCTGCGCCTCCAGCGGGGCGCCCTCGGGTTCGGGGCCCACGTGGTCGTCGGCGACACCGGCGCCGTGGGTCTTGCCGAAGGTGTGGCCACCGGCGATGAGGGCGACGGTCTCCTCGTCGTTCATGGCCATCCGGGCGAAGGTCTCGCGGATGAAGTGGGCCGCCGCGAGCGGGTCGGCGTTGCCGTTCGGGCCCTCCGGGTTGACGTAGATCAGACCCATCTCGGTCGCCCCGACCTCCGGCGCCATCTCCTTCTCGGAGACGTAGCGCTCGTCGCCGAGCCAGGTGTCCTCCGGGCCCCAGAAAATCTCCTCGGGCTCCCAGACGTCCTCCCGGCCGAAGGCGAAGCCGAAGGTCTTGAAGCCCATCGACTCCAGGGCGACGTTGCCGGCGAGCACGAGCAGGTCGGCCCACGAGATCTTCTGGCCGTACTTCTGCTTCACCGGCCACAGCAGCCGGCGGGCCTTGTCGAGGTTGGCGTTGTCCGGCCAGCTGTTGAGCGGGGCGAACCGCTGCCCGCCGTCGCCGGCGCCGCCGCGACCGTCGTGGATGCGGTAGGTGCCCGCCGCGTGCCAGCTCATCCGGATCATCAGGCCGCCGTAGTGGCCGAAGTCGGCCGGCCACCAGTCCTGCGAGGTGGTGAGGACCTCGACGATGTCCCGCTTGAGCGCCTCGACGTCGAGCTTGGCGAACTCCTTGGCGTAGCTGAAGTCCTCCCCCAGCGGGCTGGCCTTGGACGAGTGGGCGTGCAGCACCGACAGGTCGATCTGGTTGGGCCACCAGTCCCGGTTGGTACGCGGACGACCCCCGGTCTTCGGCGTCGGCGAGTCGATCGCCGGGTTCTCGCTCTCGCTGCCGTGCGCGGTCACGGAGTCGTGCGCGACCGGGCAGCCGGCCGCCTCCTTCTTGTCCACGCCCTGTGCGCTGGAGGGAGCGTTGTCCTGCATGTCGCTCATCTACTTCCTTCCGAACTGGCGGACCACTGGGAGGTGCGTTCGGCCGCACACCCGGGGCAGGTGCCCCAGAACACGACCTCCGCCTCGTCGACCGTGAAGCCGTGGTCGTCGGAGGCGGTGAGACAGGGGGCACGGCCGACAGCGCAGTCGACGTCGGCGATCGCGCCGCAGGAGCGGCACACGACGTGGTGGTGGTTGTCGCCCACCCGGCACTCGTAGCGGGCGGTCGCCCCGGCGGGCTGGATGCGCCGCACCAGGCCGGCGTCGGTGAGCGCGCGCAACACGTCGTAGATCGCCTGGTGGGAGACCGTGGGCTGGGCCACCCGCACCAGCGCGATCACCGTGTCGGTGTCGACGTGCGGATGGTCGCGCAGCGCTGCGAGCACCGCCAGTCGAGGCCGGGTCACGCGCAGCGAGACCGCCCGCAGCTGAGCCTCGAAGTCGGACGCCACGCGATGAATATAGTCGACTCTTCTGGAATGAATCAGGTTTTGCTTCGGCTCAACTCCGCGGCCCCGGGGGCACGGCCCGCCGGTCAGTCGGCCGCTTCGACGTACGCCGCCAGGTTGGCCAGCGAGGAGGCGATCCCGGCCTCGTGGTCCGCCTGGTCGATGCCGGGCGGCACGTCCGTGGCGGTGACGGTCACCCCGCTACCCTCCTGACCCGCAGAAGGCGTGCATGGCCGGGCCGCCGTGGGGCAGTAGGTGGCGATGGATGAACAGGTGATGGTGTTCGCGCCCGCGCCGCTCTTGACCGTGACCATCGAGCAGCAGGCCGACGCGGTCGAGCTGCACCTGCACCCCGGCGGGCAGGGGGTGTGGCAGACCCGCATGATCGCGGCCCTCGGCACGCCGGTCACGCTGTGCGTGGCCGTCGGCGGCGAGGTCGGCGACGCGCTGCGCAAGCTGCTCGTCGACGAGGACGTGACGGTACGCGTGGTGAACCGGCAGTCGGGGACGGGCTGGTACGTGCACGACCGGCGCGACGGCTCGCGGGCGGAGATCGCCGAGGACCCGGGTGCGCCGATGGTCCGCCACGACATCGACGAGCTGTACACGGTGACGCTGACCGAGGGACTGCGGGCGCCGGTGAGCGTCCTCAGCGGCCCGGCCGACCCGGACGTGGTCGACTCGGACATCTACCGGCGCCTGGCCGCCGACCTGAGCGCCAACGGCGGCACCGTCGTCGCGGACCTCTCCGGCCCGCACCTGGCGGCGGTGCTGGAGGGCGGCGTCGCCGTGCTCAAGGTCAGCCACGAGGAGCTGATGGACGACGGCTACGCGGACGACGACAGCGTCGAGTCCCTGCTCGACGCCGGCCGGCGCCTGCAACGGAAGGGCGCGAAATCGGTGCTGATCAGCCGGGCCGGGGAGCCGGCCCTGGCCCTGCTCGACGACGGTACGGCGCTACAGGTGCACGCCCCGCCGCTGGAACTGGCCGACCACCGGGGCGCCGGTGACTCGATGACCGCCGGCGTCGCCGCGGTGCTCGCCCGTGGCGGCGACCTGCGGGAGGCCATCCGCATCGGCGCCGCGGCCGGGGCGCTCAACGTCACCCGGCACGGCCTGGGCACCGGCCGGGCGGAGGCCGTACGGGAACTCGCCGGGCGGGTGCGGCTGACGTCGCTGCAGGACGCGTCGGGGGGCTCCGATGACGGGTGACCGGTCGGCGCGTGTCCTGGTGACCAACGACGACGGCGTGCTCGCCCCCGGCATCCGCTGGCTCGCCCGCGCCGCGTACGAACGCGGCCTCGACGTGGTGGTCGCCGCGCCGCAGTCCGAGGCGAGCGGAATGAGCGCCGCCCTGTCCGCGGTCACCGACGACGGGCGGGTGATGTTCACGCGGACGGAGCTGACCGGGCTGCCCGAGGTGCCGGCGTACGGCGTGGCGGCCTCGCCCGGCTACATCGCCATCCTGGCCGGGCTCGGTGTGTTCGGGCCGCCTCCGGAGCTGGTGCTCTCGGGCATCAACCGGGGCGCGAACGCGGGACACGCGATCCTGCACTCGGGCACCGTGGGCGCGGCGTTGACCGCCGGCAACGGCGGCGCCCGGGCCTTGGCCGTGTCGCTGGACGTGCTGTCGCCGGCGACGGCGAGCGCGGGCAGCGCGGGCGCGGCGATCGACGTGCTGGACACCGTCGACGACGAGGCCCGCCACTGGTCCACCGCCGCCGGGCTGGCCGGGCACCTGCTGCCCTGGCTGCTCGACGCGACCCCCGGCACGGTGCTGAACCTCAACGTTCCCGACCTGCCGGCCGAGCAGGTCGCCGGGCTGCGCCAGGCCACCCTCGCCCCGTTCGGGCAGGTGCAGGTCGCCATCGCCGAGAGCGGCCACGACTACGTCCGTACGGCCATCGAGGAAAACGGCGCCCGCCACGTCCCCGGCACCGACCTGGCCTGGCTGGCCGACGGCTACGCCGCCGTCACCGCCGTACGGGCCCTGGGCGACCTGCCCGACGTGCGGATACCGATGGCGCAGGCCGGCGGCCCGGTCGTCGGCTGATCCGTCCCGGAAGCGACCCCGCCCCGGCGGTGGCCGGCGGGGCGGTGCCATGTCTCGTCGGGTCAGACTCCGCCGGTGGCGCGGTCGCGGTCGCGGTCGGCCTCGGCGTCGGCCGCGCCTGTCGGGACGCCGTCGCTGTCGCGGCTGGCCCCGGACAGGTCCACGTCGGCACCGGCGCGGGCGGCGTCGGCGGCCGCGTAGGCCGTAGTCGGCTCTCGCGCTCCCCGGCCCGTGATCGGGCGCCGCGACAGTTTCCTGCGGGTGGACCGGGCCCAACCGGGCTCCGCAGCGGCCTCGCGGGGGCGAGCATCAGCAGCATGGGGCTTCGGGGAGGCGGCGGGCGGGACCTGCTGGAACGCCGGGAGGACGTGCGGCAGGCGAACTTCCTGGAACTCTTCGTCGACCTGGTGCTGGTGTTCGCCCTCGCCGGGGTGGTCGACCGGGTGATGCAGGACATCAGCGCGGGCGACCCGGTCGTACGGTGGCGGTCGCTGGCGTACCTGCTGGTCCTGGCCATGCCGCTGATCTGGTTGTGGATCACCACGGCGCACATCACCAGCTGGTTCGACCCCCGCCGCCGCAAGATCCAGTGGATCGTGCTGGCCAGCGCGTTCGGCCTGCTGGTCATGGCCTCGTCCCTGCCGTACGCGTTCGCCAGCCGGGGTTGGGCGTTCGTGCTGCCGTACCTCGTCCTGCACTGCGCCCGCCCGCTGCTCCTCCTGCCCAGCCTGCACGGGCACGCCCTGCGCGACCTCTACCTCCGGTCGGTGCTGTGGTGCACGGCCCCGGCGGCGATCTGGATTGCCGGCGCACTGGTCGGCGGCGTCGCCCGGGCCACCCTCTGGGCAGTCGCGGTGACGGTGGACATCGTCGCCGCGCAACTGCGTTGGCCACTGCCCCGCCGGGCCCGGCCACCGGTCAGCGCGTGGGCGATGGACAGCGGCCACCACCTGCCCGAGCGCTACCAGCAGCTGCTGCTGATCGCCCTCGGCGAGACCGTCCTGGCCGCGGGCATCACCTTCACGGACCAGCCGGCCACCGCGGCCACGTCGGCCGCGCTGGTGGTGGCGTACCTGTCGACGGTGCTGCTCTGGCGGATCTACTTCTACCGCTCCGGGCAGGTCCTCACCGAAGCGGTCGCCGCCGCCGGGGACCGGCTGGCCGCCGGCCAGGCCACCGGCATCGCCCACGTCGTCATGGTGGTCGGCATCGTCACCACCGCCGTCGGCTACGAGATCGTGCTGGAACACCCCGGCGGCCGGCCCGAACCGGTGTGGCTCGCGGTGGTCCTCGGCGGTCCGGCCCTGTTCCTCTACGGTCGCATCCGCCTGGAACGGGTCGTGTTCAACCGGCTGTCGATCCGCCGGGTCGCCGCCATCGCCACCCTCGCGGCGGCTGCCGTACCGCTGCGTCTCGCCCCACCGCTGATGGCCGCCGTGGTGGCCGCGATCGTGCTGCTCGGGGTCGCTCTGGCCGATGCCGGCCACGCCGCCCGCCGCCCACCCGAGCGGCCCTCCCCAGCGCACTGACCGGGAGGGCACGGCCACACCCTGGCTGTCCTCGAACACCCAGACGATCTCCGCCAGGGTCTCCGGGCCACCAGGCGGTTGCCCTGCGCCGCGTGACCCGGCCCGATGTGGTGCCCCGCACCTCCCGACCCGGGTCCCGGGCCAGCAGCTCGGTCAGGACGTCCTGCGGCGAGCGGCCCTCGGCGAGCAACGGCAGGCCGTCGTACGCCAGGAAGGGGTTGCGGGTGGCCGGGGTCGCCACCGCGCCGCAATCAGAAAGGTCATGATCGGCAGTTACCCGGCCGGACGCCCGCCATGCGGGAGCGGCATGAGCGGACGTCGGCGCGCTACTCGTTGGTGAGCTGCTCGCGAAGGATGTCGGCGTGCCCGCAGTGCTGGGCGAGCTCGCGCAGCACGTGGAGATACACCCAGCGCAGCGGAAGCGGGCCCCGCCGGTGCCCGTGGAGGATGTCGTCCAGGCCCAGGGACGACGTCGCACGGCGTGATGCCGCGCAGGCTTCGCGGTGCGCGTGCCGGACGCTGGCGATCGTGTCGTCCTCAGCGAGGACGAACGAGTCCTCCGACCTCGCCGGGATGCCGATCTCCGAGCGCGAGCGGCCGGTGACGGCTTCGTCGAACCAGACCTTCTCCACGAAGGTCGCGTGCTTCACGAGACCGAGCAGCGTGGTCCGGGAGGCCACCAACGAGCGACGCGCCTGTTCCTCGGTCAGCCCGTCCAGGCAGCCGTTGAGCGCGCCACGGTGCTCGTCGAGGAACGCCTCGAACTGGTCGCGGGCCGGCTGCGCGACGATCCGGTCGTCGAAGGTGGGCGGGTAGGAAGGCATGGGCAGAGCATTCCAGACCGTGACCCGGTCTCCGCCCCTGCGGTCAGTCGTCGATCGCCTGGTGGACGGCGGTCGAGACGAGCCCGCCGCCAAACGTACCTGTTGCGCGACGCCCGCAGGGTCCCCGACACCGTCCACAGGCACACGAACAGCCGTGTCACGTCCGGTCGGCCGCGCCGAACAGGTAACGCAGCTCGTCCAGCATGACGACCAGCACCCCGGCGACCAGCGCCCCGACGGCGGCCAGCACCGCTTCACCAGGGCGTACGGGCCCGGCCGGGGCGAGCGCGCCAGCGATCGCGCAGCCGATGAGCAACGCGTTGCGCCACACGTGGTGCCGGCCCAGGGGCGCGGCCGTGCGGCCGAAGCAGCGGCAGGTGGCGCCGCCCCGCCGCAGGTTCGCGGCGATGGCGACGGTGAAGGCGAGCAGCAGGGCCGCTGACAGGAGGAAGCCGGCCATCGGGAACACGGCCAGCAGGACGACGGCGCTGAACTCGGCGGCGATCACGGCCACGGCGAGCGGACCTGCCGGCTGGTAGCCCATGTCGTGCAC encodes:
- a CDS encoding Fur family transcriptional regulator is translated as MASDFEAQLRAVSLRVTRPRLAVLAALRDHPHVDTDTVIALVRVAQPTVSHQAIYDVLRALTDAGLVRRIQPAGATARYECRVGDNHHHVVCRSCGAIADVDCAVGRAPCLTASDDHGFTVDEAEVVFWGTCPGCAAERTSQWSASSEGSR
- a CDS encoding PfkB family carbohydrate kinase; this encodes MDEQVMVFAPAPLLTVTIEQQADAVELHLHPGGQGVWQTRMIAALGTPVTLCVAVGGEVGDALRKLLVDEDVTVRVVNRQSGTGWYVHDRRDGSRAEIAEDPGAPMVRHDIDELYTVTLTEGLRAPVSVLSGPADPDVVDSDIYRRLAADLSANGGTVVADLSGPHLAAVLEGGVAVLKVSHEELMDDGYADDDSVESLLDAGRRLQRKGAKSVLISRAGEPALALLDDGTALQVHAPPLELADHRGAGDSMTAGVAAVLARGGDLREAIRIGAAAGALNVTRHGLGTGRAEAVRELAGRVRLTSLQDASGGSDDG
- the surE gene encoding 5'/3'-nucleotidase SurE, which encodes MTGDRSARVLVTNDDGVLAPGIRWLARAAYERGLDVVVAAPQSEASGMSAALSAVTDDGRVMFTRTELTGLPEVPAYGVAASPGYIAILAGLGVFGPPPELVLSGINRGANAGHAILHSGTVGAALTAGNGGARALAVSLDVLSPATASAGSAGAAIDVLDTVDDEARHWSTAAGLAGHLLPWLLDATPGTVLNLNVPDLPAEQVAGLRQATLAPFGQVQVAIAESGHDYVRTAIEENGARHVPGTDLAWLADGYAAVTAVRALGDLPDVRIPMAQAGGPVVG
- a CDS encoding low temperature requirement protein A, whose amino-acid sequence is MGLRGGGGRDLLERREDVRQANFLELFVDLVLVFALAGVVDRVMQDISAGDPVVRWRSLAYLLVLAMPLIWLWITTAHITSWFDPRRRKIQWIVLASAFGLLVMASSLPYAFASRGWAFVLPYLVLHCARPLLLLPSLHGHALRDLYLRSVLWCTAPAAIWIAGALVGGVARATLWAVAVTVDIVAAQLRWPLPRRARPPVSAWAMDSGHHLPERYQQLLLIALGETVLAAGITFTDQPATAATSAALVVAYLSTVLLWRIYFYRSGQVLTEAVAAAGDRLAAGQATGIAHVVMVVGIVTTAVGYEIVLEHPGGRPEPVWLAVVLGGPALFLYGRIRLERVVFNRLSIRRVAAIATLAAAAVPLRLAPPLMAAVVAAIVLLGVALADAGHAARRPPERPSPAH
- a CDS encoding DinB family protein, which encodes MPSYPPTFDDRIVAQPARDQFEAFLDEHRGALNGCLDGLTEEQARRSLVASRTTLLGLVKHATFVEKVWFDEAVTGRSRSEIGIPARSEDSFVLAEDDTIASVRHAHREACAASRRATSSLGLDDILHGHRRGPLPLRWVYLHVLRELAQHCGHADILREQLTNE
- a CDS encoding MauE/DoxX family redox-associated membrane protein; its protein translation is MYVDIACRVLLGTVLLAAAVGKVSGRAAYREFTRSVHDMGYQPAGPLAVAVIAAEFSAVVLLAVFPMAGFLLSAALLLAFTVAIAANLRRGGATCRCFGRTAAPLGRHHVWRNALLIGCAIAGALAPAGPVRPGEAVLAAVGALVAGVLVVMLDELRYLFGAADRT